A DNA window from Streptococcus parapneumoniae contains the following coding sequences:
- a CDS encoding arginine repressor, protein MNKKERLEKIRRFVTDYQIGTQEEIVEHLKEAGITATQATVSRDIKELGIVKIPLRDNTYVYELPKSIVKSLQLAEDNIESAELMDKMINLQVIPGNTAFVKAQLTETFADKIFSCLADDSSILVIARSESLAEEIFEQVKNW, encoded by the coding sequence ATGAATAAAAAAGAGAGACTTGAAAAAATTAGACGATTTGTGACAGATTATCAAATCGGTACACAAGAAGAAATCGTAGAACATTTGAAAGAGGCAGGTATCACTGCCACTCAGGCAACGGTATCACGAGATATCAAAGAGCTGGGGATTGTCAAAATTCCTTTGAGAGATAACACCTATGTCTATGAATTACCAAAATCAATCGTGAAAAGTTTGCAACTAGCTGAAGACAATATAGAATCTGCTGAATTGATGGACAAGATGATCAATCTCCAAGTCATTCCAGGAAATACGGCTTTTGTAAAAGCTCAGTTAACCGAGACTTTTGCGGACAAAATTTTCAGCTGTTTGGCTGATGATAGCTCGATTTTGGTCATTGCCAGAAGTGAAAGTCTAGCTGAGGAAATCTTTGAACAAGTAAAAAATTGGTAG
- a CDS encoding polyprenyl synthetase family protein, giving the protein MKKQEKLALVESALEDFYGDQQFASNLRESVLYSIHAGGKRIRPFLLLEVLEALQVAIKPAHAQVAAALEMIHTGSLIHDDLPAMDDDDYRRGRLTNHKKFGEAMAILAGDALFLDSYALIAQADLPSQIKVDLIGNLSLASGSLGMVAGQVLDMEGEHQHLSLEELQTIHANKTGKLLAYPFQAAAIIAELAPEMQAKLKTVGELIGLAFQVRDDVLDVTASFEEIGKTPQKDLQAEKSTYPALLGLEEAIVFCNQTLNQANAKLEEIAQQVPFEIESIVSVVESLRING; this is encoded by the coding sequence ATGAAGAAGCAAGAAAAATTAGCTCTTGTCGAGTCAGCCTTGGAAGACTTTTATGGAGACCAGCAGTTTGCCTCTAATTTGCGAGAGTCTGTTCTCTATTCCATTCATGCTGGTGGCAAGCGTATTCGACCTTTTCTCTTGTTAGAAGTTCTGGAAGCCTTGCAGGTCGCTATTAAACCTGCTCACGCACAGGTGGCTGCGGCTTTGGAAATGATTCATACAGGGAGCTTGATTCACGATGACCTTCCTGCCATGGATGATGATGATTACCGTCGAGGGCGTTTGACCAACCATAAGAAATTCGGTGAAGCTATGGCCATTTTGGCTGGAGATGCTTTGTTCCTAGATTCTTATGCCTTGATAGCGCAGGCAGATTTGCCAAGTCAGATCAAGGTGGACTTGATTGGCAACTTATCTCTTGCTTCAGGAAGTCTAGGCATGGTAGCAGGCCAGGTTTTGGATATGGAAGGCGAACACCAGCACCTGTCTTTGGAAGAACTCCAGACTATTCATGCTAATAAGACTGGAAAACTACTAGCCTATCCCTTCCAAGCAGCTGCTATTATTGCTGAATTGGCTCCTGAAATGCAGGCAAAACTGAAAACTGTTGGCGAATTGATTGGGCTTGCTTTTCAAGTTCGAGATGATGTACTGGATGTGACTGCCAGTTTTGAGGAAATCGGCAAGACGCCTCAAAAGGATCTACAGGCAGAAAAATCAACCTATCCAGCCTTGTTGGGTTTGGAAGAGGCAATTGTCTTTTGTAACCAAACCTTGAATCAAGCTAATGCCAAATTAGAAGAAATTGCCCAGCAAGTTCCTTTTGAGATAGAATCAATTGTAAGTGTAGTAGAAAGTTTGAGAATCAATGGCTAA
- the xseA gene encoding exodeoxyribonuclease VII large subunit, producing the protein MEKYLSVTTLTKYLKMKFDKDPYLERVYLTGQVSNFRKRPTHQYFSLKDDHAVIQATIWSGIYQKLGFDLEEGMKINVIGRVQVYEPSGSYSIIIEKAEPDGVGALAIQFEQLKKKLTEEGLFQERFKQPLPQFSKRIGVVTSRSGAVIRDIITTVSRRFSGVDILLYPTKVQGDGAAEEIARNIARANQRDDLDLLIIGRGGGSIEDLWAFNEEIVVRAIFESRLPVISSVGHETDVTLADFVADRRAATPTAAAELATPVTKLDLLAHLQNQEKRMATAVRNVLSKKQEALKKCSQSVIFRQPERLYDGYLQRLDQLQLRLKQSLRTRISDNKQVVQASTHQLVQLSPVTKIQRYQDRLAQLDKLLRSQMALVYDAKVAEVKRLSEALLMLDTSRIVARGYAIVKKEESVVDSVESLKKKDQVTLLMRDGQVELEVKDVKTKEI; encoded by the coding sequence ATGGAAAAGTATTTATCGGTAACAACTTTGACCAAGTATCTGAAAATGAAATTCGATAAAGACCCTTACTTGGAACGGGTCTATTTAACTGGTCAAGTTTCCAACTTTCGTAAACGACCTACTCACCAATATTTCTCCCTAAAAGATGACCATGCAGTTATTCAAGCGACCATCTGGTCTGGAATTTATCAGAAATTAGGGTTTGACCTGGAAGAAGGGATGAAAATCAATGTGATTGGGCGTGTGCAGGTCTATGAACCAAGTGGTAGCTACTCCATCATCATTGAAAAGGCTGAGCCTGATGGGGTTGGGGCGCTTGCGATTCAGTTTGAACAACTCAAGAAAAAATTGACAGAAGAAGGCCTGTTTCAAGAACGTTTCAAGCAACCTCTGCCCCAATTTTCTAAGAGAATTGGTGTAGTGACCAGTCGCAGTGGAGCCGTGATTCGAGATATTATCACGACCGTCAGCAGGCGATTTTCAGGTGTTGACATTCTTCTCTATCCGACCAAGGTTCAAGGAGATGGAGCAGCAGAGGAAATAGCACGGAATATTGCGCGTGCTAATCAACGGGACGATTTGGACTTGCTCATTATTGGTCGTGGTGGAGGTTCCATAGAGGATCTCTGGGCCTTTAACGAAGAAATTGTGGTACGAGCCATTTTTGAATCTCGTTTACCAGTTATCTCTAGTGTGGGGCATGAGACGGATGTGACCTTGGCAGATTTTGTGGCAGATCGACGAGCTGCGACACCAACGGCTGCTGCTGAACTAGCAACACCTGTGACCAAGTTGGATCTATTAGCTCATTTGCAAAATCAGGAAAAACGGATGGCAACGGCAGTCCGAAATGTCCTATCTAAGAAACAAGAAGCTTTGAAAAAATGCAGTCAGTCTGTTATTTTTAGACAACCAGAGCGCTTGTATGATGGTTATTTGCAACGCTTGGATCAATTGCAACTGCGCTTAAAACAAAGTTTGCGAACACGGATTTCTGATAACAAACAAGTCGTCCAAGCAAGTACGCATCAGCTAGTCCAATTATCGCCTGTTACCAAAATTCAACGCTATCAGGACAGACTAGCTCAGTTGGACAAGCTCCTCCGTAGCCAAATGGCGCTGGTTTATGATGCTAAGGTTGCTGAAGTCAAGCGACTTTCGGAAGCCTTGCTGATGTTGGATACCAGTCGAATCGTGGCGCGTGGCTATGCTATTGTCAAGAAAGAAGAGTCCGTTGTAGATTCGGTTGAGAGTTTGAAGAAAAAAGACCAAGTGACGCTTTTGATGCGAGATGGTCAAGTAGAATTAGAGGTTAAAGATGTCAAAACAAAAGAAATTTGA
- a CDS encoding TlyA family RNA methyltransferase produces MAKERVDVLAYKQGLFETREQAKRGVMAGLVVAVLNGERFDKPGEKIPDDTELKLKGEKLKYVSRGGLKLEKALQVFDLSVEGATTIDIGASTGGFTDVMLQNGAELVYAVDVGTNQLAWKLRQDPRVVSMEQFNFRYAEKTDFDQEPSFASIDVSFISLSLILPTLHRVLANQGQVVALVKPQFEAGREQIGKNGIIRDAKVHQHVLESVTTMAVEEGFSVLGLDFSPIQGGHGNIEFLAYLKKEESAGNQVLAEIEEVVERAHSQFKNE; encoded by the coding sequence ATGGCTAAGGAAAGAGTGGATGTACTAGCTTATAAACAGGGCTTGTTTGAAACGAGAGAACAGGCCAAGCGTGGTGTAATGGCTGGCCTAGTTGTGGCAGTCCTTAATGGAGAGCGGTTTGACAAGCCAGGAGAGAAAATTCCAGATGACACCGAGTTAAAACTCAAGGGGGAGAAACTCAAGTATGTTAGCCGTGGTGGTTTGAAACTGGAGAAGGCCTTGCAGGTCTTTGATTTGTCAGTAGAAGGGGCAACAACGATTGATATTGGGGCTTCTACTGGAGGATTTACCGATGTTATGTTGCAGAATGGTGCTGAGTTAGTTTATGCAGTCGATGTCGGCACTAATCAATTGGCTTGGAAACTACGCCAAGACCCACGAGTTGTCAGTATGGAGCAGTTTAATTTCCGCTATGCTGAAAAGACTGATTTCGATCAGGAGCCGAGCTTTGCCAGTATTGATGTGAGTTTCATTTCCCTCAGTCTGATTTTGCCGACCTTGCACCGTGTCTTGGCTAATCAAGGTCAGGTCGTGGCTCTGGTTAAGCCCCAATTTGAAGCAGGACGTGAGCAAATTGGGAAAAATGGAATCATTCGTGATGCCAAGGTGCATCAACATGTCCTTGAATCTGTCACAACTATGGCAGTAGAGGAAGGCTTTTCAGTCCTTGGCTTGGACTTTTCTCCAATCCAAGGTGGGCATGGAAATATTGAATTTTTAGCGTATTTGAAAAAAGAAGAATCAGCAGGCAATCAGGTTCTTGCTGAGATTGAAGAAGTAGTAGAGAGGGCGCATAGTCAATTTAAAAATGAATAA
- the truB gene encoding tRNA pseudouridine(55) synthase TruB: MNGIINLKKEAGMTSHDAVFKLRKILGTKKIGHGGTLDPDVVGVLPIAVGKATRMVEFMQDEGKVYEGEITIGYSTTTEDASGEVVAETPVLSPLDEKLVDEAIASLTGPITQIPPMYSAVKVNGRKLYEYARAGQEVERPERQVTIYQFDRTSSISYEGELARFTFRVKCSKGTYIRTLSVDLGEKLGYAAHMSHLTRNSAAGLQLEDALTLEEIAEKVEAGQLDFLHPLEIGTGDLVKVFLSPEEATEVRFGRFIELDQTEQELAAFEGDKLLAILEKRDNLYKPRKVFS; encoded by the coding sequence ATGAACGGTATTATCAACTTAAAAAAAGAAGCAGGGATGACCTCGCATGATGCGGTTTTTAAACTGCGTAAGATTTTGGGAACCAAGAAGATTGGTCATGGTGGGACCTTAGATCCGGATGTGGTGGGTGTTTTGCCCATTGCGGTTGGCAAGGCGACACGCATGGTCGAGTTTATGCAGGACGAGGGTAAGGTCTATGAGGGGGAGATTACTATCGGTTATTCAACGACAACTGAGGATGCTAGTGGGGAAGTGGTCGCAGAGACACCTGTTTTATCGCCCTTGGATGAAAAGCTTGTCGATGAAGCAATCGCCAGTTTGACTGGGCCTATTACTCAGATTCCGCCTATGTATTCGGCTGTCAAGGTCAATGGTCGTAAGCTTTATGAGTATGCGCGTGCTGGTCAGGAAGTGGAGCGTCCAGAACGTCAGGTGACCATTTATCAATTTGATCGAACAAGTTCGATTTCTTATGAGGGCGAACTTGCACGATTTACTTTTCGTGTGAAATGCAGTAAGGGGACTTATATCCGTACCTTATCAGTTGACTTGGGAGAGAAACTTGGATATGCTGCCCATATGTCACATCTGACACGGAACAGTGCGGCAGGTTTACAGCTAGAGGATGCCTTGACCTTGGAAGAAATTGCTGAAAAAGTGGAGGCTGGGCAATTAGACTTTCTCCATCCTCTTGAGATTGGGACGGGTGACCTTGTCAAAGTTTTCCTAAGTCCAGAAGAGGCTACAGAAGTGCGCTTTGGTCGCTTTATCGAGCTCGACCAAACAGAACAAGAATTAGCTGCCTTTGAAGGCGATAAATTGCTAGCCATTCTAGAAAAACGGGATAATCTCTACAAACCAAGGAAGGTTTTTAGCTAG
- a CDS encoding metallophosphoesterase family protein, translated as MTDYYVIGDVHGKAGMLEDLLKIWDGQTQLLFLGDLIDRGEDSRRVLEMVKDLVDNQGAICLSGNHEYMFLTWLDDPEESYDHYRRNGGDTTINSILGRPLDAPVDGVEDAKRVATEAADLVKFIRQMPFVVETDKYIFVHAGIDLTLDDWHETTDYKKVWLRKPFHEAENHTGKTIVFGHTPVYGLLKQERGTAELWTTEDGKIGMDGGAVYGGVLHGIVFTDQGMTEHHFIENDGFVAED; from the coding sequence ATGACAGACTATTATGTAATTGGAGATGTTCACGGAAAAGCTGGGATGCTGGAAGACCTTCTCAAAATCTGGGATGGTCAGACCCAGTTGCTCTTTCTAGGGGATTTGATTGACAGAGGTGAGGATAGTCGCCGTGTTCTTGAAATGGTCAAGGACTTGGTGGACAATCAAGGTGCTATCTGTTTGTCAGGAAACCACGAGTATATGTTTTTGACATGGCTAGATGACCCAGAAGAAAGTTATGACCACTATCGTCGTAATGGTGGAGATACAACCATTAACTCTATACTAGGTCGTCCCTTGGATGCACCAGTTGATGGAGTTGAGGATGCCAAGCGTGTTGCTACTGAAGCGGCAGACTTGGTCAAATTTATTCGTCAAATGCCATTTGTAGTAGAGACAGACAAGTATATCTTTGTACATGCTGGTATTGATTTGACCTTGGATGACTGGCATGAAACTACAGATTACAAGAAAGTATGGCTTAGAAAACCATTCCACGAAGCCGAAAATCATACTGGAAAAACCATTGTCTTTGGTCACACACCAGTTTATGGTTTGTTAAAGCAAGAGCGAGGTACAGCTGAGCTTTGGACTACAGAAGATGGTAAGATTGGGATGGACGGAGGAGCTGTCTATGGTGGTGTCCTTCACGGAATTGTCTTTACAGACCAAGGAATGACAGAACACCACTTTATCGAAAATGACGGCTTTGTCGCTGAAGATTAG
- the udk gene encoding uridine kinase, whose protein sequence is MQNRPIIIGVTGGSGGGKTSVSRAILSHFPDEKISMIEHDSYYKDQSHLTFEERVKTNYDHPFAFDTDLMIEQIKELLAGRPVDIPTYDYTEHTRSSKTYRQEPQDVFIVEGILVLEDKRLRDLMDIKIFVDTDDDVRIIRRIKRDMEERGRSLDSVIDQYLGVVKPMYHQFIEPTKRYADIVIPEGVSNTVAIDLLTTKIAKILEEARNSK, encoded by the coding sequence ATGCAAAATAGACCAATCATTATCGGAGTGACAGGTGGTTCTGGTGGTGGTAAAACCAGTGTTTCAAGAGCCATTTTATCGCATTTTCCTGATGAAAAGATTTCCATGATCGAACATGATTCATACTACAAGGATCAGTCTCACTTGACCTTTGAAGAGCGTGTCAAAACCAACTACGACCATCCTTTTGCCTTTGATACAGACTTGATGATCGAGCAGATTAAGGAATTGTTGGCAGGGCGTCCGGTGGACATTCCGACTTATGACTATACAGAGCATACACGAAGTAGCAAGACTTATCGTCAGGAGCCTCAAGATGTCTTTATCGTTGAGGGGATTTTGGTCTTGGAGGATAAGCGTCTGCGTGATTTGATGGATATCAAAATTTTTGTGGATACGGATGATGATGTGCGCATTATTCGTCGTATCAAGCGTGATATGGAGGAGCGTGGCCGTAGCCTTGATAGCGTCATTGACCAGTACTTAGGTGTGGTTAAACCAATGTACCACCAGTTTATCGAGCCAACTAAGCGTTATGCTGATATCGTCATTCCTGAAGGAGTTAGCAATACAGTGGCTATCGATTTGTTGACAACCAAGATTGCTAAGATTTTGGAAGAAGCTCGAAACAGCAAATAA
- the recN gene encoding DNA repair protein RecN translates to MLLEISIKNFAIIEAISLNFEKGMTVLTGETGAGKSIIIDAMNMMLGARATTDVIRHGAPKAEIEGLFSVENSRLLQEIFDEQGLELGDEIIIRREILQNGRSISRVNGQMVNLSVLRAIGQHLVDIHGQHDQEELMRPQLHIQMLDEFGDAAFWDLKETYQTSFDAYRKMRKQVLEVKKNQQEHKARIEMLEFQMAEIEAANLQAGEDLALNQEREKLLNHKNIADTLTNAYSMLDNEDFSSLANVRSAMNDMESVEEYDPEYREISSSLSETYYVLEDISKRLEAIIEDLDFDGNRLMQVENRLDLLHTITRKYGGTVDDVLLYFAKITEEYNLLTGNNLSSEDMEAELKKLEVNLVDLAGQLASARHDLAQQLEAEIKQELQDLYMEKAQFQVRFSKGKFSREGNEMVEFYISTNPGEDFKPLVKVASGGELSRLMLAIKSAFSRKEGKTSIVFDEVDTGVSGRVAQAIAQKIHKIGQHGQVLAISHLPQVIAIADYQFFIEKISNDHSTVSTVRLLTVEERVEEVAKMLAGDDVTEAALTQARELLRNREK, encoded by the coding sequence ATGTTACTTGAAATTTCGATAAAAAACTTTGCCATTATTGAGGCTATTTCCCTCAATTTTGAAAAGGGGATGACTGTCCTGACTGGTGAAACGGGTGCAGGGAAGTCGATTATCATTGATGCCATGAATATGATGTTGGGAGCTCGTGCGACGACAGATGTTATTCGTCATGGTGCGCCAAAGGCAGAGATAGAGGGGCTTTTCTCAGTTGAGAATAGTCGCCTTTTACAGGAAATTTTTGATGAGCAAGGTTTGGAATTGGGTGATGAAATCATCATCCGTCGGGAAATCTTGCAAAATGGTAGGAGTATCAGCCGTGTGAATGGCCAGATGGTCAATCTGTCTGTTTTGCGTGCTATTGGGCAACATCTGGTGGATATACATGGTCAGCATGACCAAGAAGAGTTAATGCGCCCTCAACTTCATATTCAAATGTTGGATGAATTTGGCGATGCAGCTTTTTGGGACTTGAAAGAAACCTATCAAACGAGTTTTGATGCCTACCGTAAAATGCGTAAGCAGGTTCTGGAAGTCAAGAAAAACCAACAGGAACATAAGGCACGTATCGAAATGTTGGAATTTCAAATGGCAGAGATTGAGGCAGCAAACTTACAAGCAGGTGAAGACTTGGCTCTCAACCAAGAGCGAGAGAAACTCCTCAACCATAAAAACATTGCTGATACGTTGACCAATGCCTACAGTATGTTGGACAATGAAGACTTTTCAAGTCTGGCCAATGTTCGTTCAGCCATGAATGACATGGAAAGTGTCGAAGAGTATGACCCTGAATACCGTGAAATTTCAAGCTCTCTGTCTGAGACCTACTATGTCTTAGAAGATATTAGCAAGCGTCTGGAAGCTATTATTGAGGACCTTGATTTTGACGGCAATCGTCTCATGCAGGTTGAGAATCGTTTGGATCTCCTTCATACTATTACCCGCAAGTATGGTGGGACTGTAGACGATGTCTTGCTTTATTTTGCCAAGATTACGGAAGAATACAATCTTTTGACAGGCAACAACCTTTCTTCTGAAGACATGGAAGCAGAGCTTAAGAAGTTAGAAGTCAATCTTGTCGACTTAGCAGGTCAGCTTGCCTCTGCTCGTCATGACTTGGCTCAGCAGCTAGAAGCAGAGATTAAACAAGAACTACAGGATCTGTATATGGAAAAAGCCCAGTTTCAAGTTCGTTTTAGCAAGGGTAAATTCAGTCGTGAGGGCAATGAAATGGTCGAATTTTACATTTCAACCAATCCTGGAGAAGACTTTAAACCTTTGGTTAAGGTTGCATCTGGCGGAGAATTGTCTCGTCTCATGCTAGCTATCAAGTCTGCTTTTTCACGTAAAGAAGGCAAGACCAGTATTGTCTTTGATGAGGTGGATACGGGAGTTTCAGGCCGTGTAGCTCAGGCTATTGCACAGAAGATTCACAAGATTGGTCAACATGGTCAGGTTCTAGCAATTTCCCACTTGCCACAAGTGATTGCGATTGCGGATTATCAATTCTTTATTGAGAAGATTAGCAATGACCATTCAACAGTTTCGACTGTTCGTCTTTTGACGGTTGAAGAGCGAGTGGAGGAAGTTGCCAAGATGTTGGCAGGTGATGATGTGACGGAAGCAGCCCTGACGCAAGCCAGAGAATTGTTGAGAAACAGGGAGAAATAA
- a CDS encoding PTS sugar transporter subunit IIA, with protein MGLDYFFDKNLVFCLEADNQEHLFDQVATLLEEREIVTPTYREALITREKSFPTGLDMEFLGKDLPNVAIPHTDIVHNLAEKVVVVRLEKPVTFHNMIAPDKEVEVSLLFFIINNSSSSQTNILAQLMDFFTGNGHLEDLSKISEPEALYAYIAEAIA; from the coding sequence ATGGGATTAGATTATTTCTTTGACAAAAACCTTGTGTTTTGCTTAGAAGCGGATAATCAAGAACATCTCTTTGATCAGGTTGCAACTTTATTGGAAGAACGAGAAATCGTAACTCCGACCTATCGTGAAGCCTTGATTACGCGTGAAAAGTCATTTCCAACTGGCTTAGATATGGAATTTTTAGGTAAGGATTTGCCGAATGTAGCTATTCCTCACACAGATATTGTTCATAATCTGGCTGAAAAAGTTGTGGTCGTTCGATTAGAGAAACCGGTGACTTTCCACAATATGATTGCGCCAGATAAGGAAGTAGAAGTATCCTTGCTCTTCTTTATTATTAACAACTCAAGCTCAAGTCAAACTAACATTCTTGCTCAGTTGATGGACTTCTTCACAGGAAATGGCCATCTTGAAGACCTATCAAAAATTTCTGAACCAGAAGCCCTCTATGCTTATATCGCTGAAGCAATCGCTTAA
- a CDS encoding PTS sugar transporter subunit IIB, which translates to MIKILAACGAGVNSSHQIKSALEEELSNRGYDVHCDAVMVKDVNEDLIKGYDIFTPIAATDLGFDPGIPVIEAGPILFRIPAMSAPVFDNIEAAIKEHGLS; encoded by the coding sequence ATGATTAAAATTCTTGCTGCCTGCGGTGCAGGTGTTAACTCAAGCCACCAAATTAAAAGTGCTCTTGAAGAAGAACTTTCAAACCGTGGTTACGATGTGCACTGTGATGCAGTCATGGTCAAAGACGTTAACGAAGACCTTATCAAAGGTTATGACATCTTCACGCCAATTGCTGCGACAGACCTTGGTTTTGACCCAGGTATTCCAGTTATCGAAGCTGGACCAATCTTATTCCGTATCCCAGCTATGAGTGCTCCAGTATTTGACAATATTGAAGCAGCCATTAAAGAACACGGGTTAAGCTAA
- the lepA gene encoding translation elongation factor 4 — translation MNLEELKKRQEKIRNFSIIAHIDHGKSTLADRILEKTETVSSREMQAQLLDSMDLERERGITIKLNAIELNYTAKDGETYIFHLIDTPGHVDFTYEVSRSLAACEGAILVVDAAQGIEAQTLANVYLALDNDLEIMPVINKIDLPAAYPERVRTEIEDVIGLDASEAVLASAKAGIGIEEILEQIVEKVPAPTGDVTAPLKALIFDSVYDAYRGVILQVRVMDGVVKPGDKIQLMSNGKTFDVTEVGIFTPKAVGRDFLATGDVGYIAASIKTVQDTRVGDTVTLATNPAAEPLHGYKQMNPMVFAGLYPIESNKYNDLREALEKLQLNDASLQFEPETSQALGFGFRCGFLGLLHMDVIQERLEREFNIDLIMTAPSVIYKVNLTDGESMDVSNPSEFPDPTKIATIEEPYVKAQIMVPQEFVGAVMELAQRKRGDFVTMDYIDDNRVNVIYQIPLAEIVFDFFDKLKSSTRGYASFDYELSEYRPSKLVKMDILLNGDKVDALSFIVHKDFAYERGKLIVDKLKKIIPRQQFEVPIQAAIGHKIVARTDIKALRKNVLAKCYGGDVSRKRKLLEKQKAGKKRMKAIGSVEVPQEAFLSVLSMDEE, via the coding sequence ATGAACTTAGAAGAATTGAAAAAACGACAGGAGAAGATCCGTAACTTCTCTATTATTGCCCATATTGACCACGGGAAATCAACTCTAGCAGACCGCATTTTGGAAAAGACAGAGACAGTTTCCAGTCGTGAAATGCAGGCCCAGCTTTTGGATAGCATGGATCTAGAACGGGAACGTGGGATTACCATTAAGTTGAATGCCATTGAGCTGAATTACACTGCAAAAGATGGGGAAACTTATATTTTCCACTTGATTGACACACCAGGACACGTAGACTTTACCTATGAAGTTTCACGTTCACTAGCTGCCTGTGAGGGTGCTATTTTGGTGGTCGATGCTGCCCAAGGGATTGAGGCTCAAACCCTTGCCAATGTTTATCTGGCCTTGGATAATGATTTGGAAATCATGCCAGTCATTAACAAAATTGACCTACCAGCTGCATACCCTGAGCGCGTGCGTACAGAGATTGAAGATGTCATTGGTTTGGATGCCAGTGAAGCAGTCTTAGCATCTGCCAAGGCTGGTATTGGTATCGAAGAAATTCTCGAGCAAATCGTAGAAAAAGTGCCAGCTCCAACAGGTGATGTGACGGCGCCACTTAAGGCCTTGATTTTTGACTCAGTTTACGATGCTTACCGTGGGGTTATTCTCCAAGTGCGTGTCATGGACGGAGTGGTCAAACCTGGTGATAAGATTCAGCTTATGAGTAATGGCAAGACCTTTGATGTGACCGAAGTCGGTATTTTTACACCGAAAGCAGTTGGTCGTGATTTCCTTGCGACTGGTGATGTTGGTTATATTGCGGCTTCTATTAAGACGGTTCAGGATACCCGTGTGGGTGATACCGTTACCTTGGCAACCAATCCTGCGGCAGAGCCATTACATGGTTACAAGCAGATGAATCCTATGGTTTTTGCGGGTCTTTACCCAATCGAATCAAACAAGTACAATGACCTGCGTGAAGCCCTTGAAAAATTGCAACTGAATGATGCCAGTCTTCAGTTTGAACCAGAAACATCGCAGGCACTTGGATTTGGTTTCCGTTGTGGATTTCTTGGACTTCTCCATATGGATGTAATCCAAGAACGTTTGGAGCGTGAGTTCAACATCGATCTCATCATGACAGCTCCATCCGTTATCTATAAGGTTAATTTGACCGACGGTGAGTCTATGGATGTGTCTAACCCATCTGAGTTCCCAGACCCAACTAAGATTGCGACCATTGAGGAACCTTATGTTAAGGCGCAAATCATGGTACCACAGGAGTTCGTCGGAGCAGTAATGGAGCTGGCTCAGCGTAAGCGTGGGGACTTTGTGACTATGGACTATATTGATGATAACCGTGTCAATGTTATCTATCAAATTCCACTTGCTGAAATCGTCTTCGACTTCTTTGATAAACTCAAGTCTTCGACACGTGGTTATGCAAGTTTTGACTACGAATTGTCAGAATATCGCCCATCTAAGCTGGTCAAAATGGACATCCTTCTCAATGGAGACAAGGTGGATGCCCTCAGCTTTATCGTTCACAAGGACTTTGCCTACGAGCGTGGGAAACTCATCGTTGATAAGCTCAAGAAAATTATCCCTCGCCAACAATTTGAGGTGCCAATTCAAGCAGCTATTGGACACAAGATTGTGGCTCGTACTGATATCAAGGCCCTTCGTAAGAACGTACTTGCTAAATGTTATGGTGGTGACGTTTCTCGTAAGCGTAAACTCCTTGAAAAACAAAAAGCTGGTAAGAAGCGTATGAAAGCCATCGGATCAGTAGAAGTTCCTCAAGAAGCCTTCCTCAGCGTCTTGAGCATGGATGAAGAATAA
- a CDS encoding exodeoxyribonuclease VII small subunit, whose product MSKQKKFEENLAELETIVQSLENGEIALEDAIAAFQKGMVLSKELQATLDKAEKTLVKVMQEDGTESDFE is encoded by the coding sequence ATGTCAAAACAAAAGAAATTTGAGGAAAATCTAGCAGAACTGGAAACCATTGTCCAAAGTTTGGAAAATGGTGAAATTGCTCTGGAAGATGCGATTGCTGCCTTTCAAAAGGGTATGGTCTTGTCAAAAGAGCTCCAAGCGACGCTGGACAAGGCTGAAAAGACCTTGGTCAAGGTCATGCAAGAAGATGGAACAGAAAGTGATTTTGAATGA